The Salvelinus namaycush isolate Seneca chromosome 13, SaNama_1.0, whole genome shotgun sequence genome includes a region encoding these proteins:
- the LOC120058098 gene encoding OX-2 membrane glycoprotein-like, with protein sequence MMCESSLVRCLQLCVSLLVVVRLQGKVTAPERMESPVELPFTLTCMVSKGRGDSLKQVRWLDVQNKTLLTYEPSQKDSVSGQQHVELAPSPKDTSAITIRRVGFRDEGCYTCIFDLYPSGSQEGRTCLTVTSRVIAEGNKTAMSGKAAVLSCTYGLPEKVQKVLWRHTAEQGDSSEVASYAKRSDPMIEPPYQERAWLTPSLSHSQLSIRPVGVQDEGCYTCEYHTYSERTKSATICLTVFVLPKPQVSYKNTSPGVIEANCTAVSRPPVEIVWNVERDNRTMGPPVTSQLQQGDGTTLVISTLTVQSGLLKDVSVKCLVHHKGLESPIAVSMNTKIGTALTILISVTTVAALLVICLCFCLWKCFLRKEDDGVFSPPLWRLNEGFVL encoded by the exons ATGATGTGTGAGTCCTCCCTGGTGCGATGCCTGCAGCTGTGTGTGTCCTTACTGGTGGTGGTCAGGTTGCAGG GCAAGGTAACAGCCCCTGAGCGCATGGAGTCCCCAGTGGAGCTCCCCTTCACTCTGACCTGCATGGTGTCTAAGGGGCGTGGGGACAGCCTGAAACAGGTGCGCTGGCTGGATGTCCAGAACAAGACTCTGTTGACCTACGAGCCCAGCCAGAAGGACAGCGTGAGCGGCCAGCAGCATGTAGAGCTGGCCCCCTCCCCCAAGGACACCTCAGCCATCACCATCCGCAGGGTGGGCTTCAGAGACGAGGGCTGCTACACCTGCATCTTTGACCTTTACCCCTCAGGATCGCAAGAGGGACGCACCTGCCTCACCGTCACAT CCCGTGTGATTGCTGAGGGTAACAAGACAGCGATGAGTGGTAAGGCGGCAGTCCTGTCTTGCACCTATGGCCTGCCAGAGAAGGTGCAGAAGGTGCTGTGGAGACATACAGCAGAGCAGGGGGACTCCAGCGAAGTAGCCTCCTATGCCAAGCGCAGCGACCCCATGATCGAGCCGCCCTACCAGGAGAGGGCCTGGCTGACCCCCTCCCTTTCCCATAGCCAGCTGTCCATCAGACCAGTTGGCGTCCAGGATGAGGGCTGCTACACCTGCGAGTACCACACCTACTCAGAGCGAACCAAGAGCGCTACCATCTGCCTCACTGTCTTTG TACTGCCTAAACCCCAGGTGAGCTACAAGAACACATCTCCAGGGGTGATCGAGGCCAACTGTACAGCCGTGTCACGGCCCCCGGTGGAGATAGTGTGGAACGTGGAGAGGGACAACCGAACTATGGGTCCCCCTGTGACATCACAGCTCCAGCAGGGGGATGGGACCACCCTGGTCATCAGCACCCTCACTGTCCAATCAGGGCTGCTGAAGGACGTGTCCGTCAAATGCCTGGTCCACCATAAGGGTCTGGAGTCACCCATCGCTGTGTCTATGAACACCAAGA ttgggACAGCTCTGACCATCTTAATCTCTGTGACCACTGTAGCTGCTCTGCTGGTCATATGTCTCTGCTTCTGCCTCTGGAAGTGTTTCCTGCGCAAAGAagatg ATGGCGTGTTCTCGCCACCCCTCTGGCGGCTGAACGAGGGCTTTGTCCTCTAA